In the genome of Gemmatimonadales bacterium, one region contains:
- a CDS encoding prolyl oligopeptidase family serine peptidase, whose product MGTHPWANLRRYIDNSPYYQADSIMTPLLIVHGDHDAAYHDGQKLFTALQRLGRPAEFASYAGQGHVIYEWTRAAAVDAARRMVAFYGKHLRH is encoded by the coding sequence ATGGGCACGCACCCCTGGGCCAATCTCCGGCGCTACATCGACAACTCGCCCTATTATCAGGCGGACAGCATCATGACCCCGCTCCTGATCGTGCACGGCGATCACGACGCGGCGTACCACGACGGCCAGAAGCTGTTTACCGCCCTCCAACGACTCGGCCGGCCGGCGGAGTTCGCCTCGTATGCGGGGCAGGGCCACGTGATTTACGAATGGACCCGGGCCGCCGCGGTGGACGCGGCGCGTCGGATGGTGGCGTTCTATGGGAAGCACCTGCGACACTGA
- a CDS encoding MgtC/SapB family protein yields the protein MSLGDTARFETLLLLRVILAGGLAAVIGWEREHAGKAAGFRTHMLVCMAAALYTAIGTMELDDAAARPEGLRSDPIRVIQAVALGIGFLGSGVIRIAKDSEEVLGLTTAASIWATAAIGIAVGYGRFILAVGATLLLALVLHVLPRVERP from the coding sequence ATGTCTCTGGGGGATACGGCCCGCTTCGAAACGCTGCTCCTGCTCCGTGTCATCCTCGCCGGCGGGCTTGCCGCGGTGATCGGCTGGGAACGGGAGCACGCGGGCAAGGCCGCCGGCTTTCGCACCCACATGCTCGTCTGCATGGCGGCCGCGCTCTACACCGCCATTGGGACGATGGAGCTCGACGATGCCGCGGCGCGGCCCGAAGGGCTTCGGTCCGATCCGATCAGGGTGATCCAGGCCGTCGCCCTGGGGATCGGGTTTCTCGGGAGTGGCGTCATCCGCATCGCCAAGGACAGCGAAGAAGTCCTGGGGCTTACCACGGCCGCCTCGATCTGGGCCACCGCGGCCATCGGAATCGCGGTGGGGTATGGGCGCTTCATTCTGGCGGTCGGGGCCACCCTCCTGCTGGCGCTGGTGCTTCACGTGCTCCCCCGGGTAGAGCGGCCGTAA